The window GGGTTCTGCACTTGCTCGAGATAGCCGACGATGTTGCGTGCCAGTTGGAAGCTCGTCGTGCTGCCGTCGCCTGTGCCGATCGGCTGTCCCGAAATGGTCGAATCGAGCGGCTTGCGCGTTAGCTGCGCGAGATCGATCAGAAACGAATCGAATGAGCCCTGCCTCGCGAGAAAGAAGCCGACGAGTTGCTGCAGTTCGGAGTATCCGTTGGCATCGACGTGCTGCGCGTCATCGCGCAGAAATTCATACGTGAGCGATATCTTCCACAGCGGCGCGCTCCAGAACGCCGAGCGCACCTCGCGTCCGCTTGTCGCCTGCTGGATGCCGGTCGAGAACGTGGGAGTGAGCGTGTAGTCCCAGGCCAGGCCGCGGAGATCGGGAAATTGTGCATTCGACATTTTTTCTGTCTTGTCATTCCGAACGAAGTGAGGAATCCCTATTGCTTTTCTTGAAGCGTGGGATTAAAAATTTCGCACGCCTGACCCACTTCCTCAATGCATCATCGGAACAATGGCTGAGCCGAAATACGCGATAAAAGCCCTATGGACGTCGATGATCGAGCTGCTTCTTTGCTGGAGCATTTTGTTTGCCTTCATGCCAATAAGCTCCGGTGAGCACCACAACATCCTCTCCATGAGAGGTCCAACTGGCCATGGCGAATGCCGATTAATCTCAGGCTTGCAGCTTGGGTGTTCCTTGTTGGGCAATTCCTGTCAGTAGCATTCGCCATTACCGCATTGGTTAGACGAGAGCCTGCTCTTTACACGTTCTGGGCATTTCTATTTTTTGTATTAGACCTGTTTGTCTGCGGAGTGTTCATGCGGGTCTGATGTTGCCGATATACGCGCAGAGCAGCATGGGCATCCGTAGGGATTCCTCGCCGCAAAAGCAGCGGCTTCGGAATGACAAACCGTTGGCACTTAGAACTTTCCGTGTCTCCAAGCTCGCTTAATCACCTGCACCAGCGCATCAGCATGCTCATGCAACCGGCCTTCGAAGCTCTTTGAGTCTGTCGCGGAGACTGAGAAGTTGATGTGCATGTTGCTGCCGCCGCCTTCGTCATCGGTGATCATCTGCGACAAGCCTGATGACAAGCTCGCCGGCAAAACCATTTCGTTCTTGTGAACGAAGGCTAGCGAGTCATCGGGCACGATGCCGCCGGCGGCGAAGGCGTTCAGGGCTTCGAAGCCGAGGATGTTGCTGTAGGCGTCGGCGGCTACGGCGGGAGCCATCGACCATCCCACAATGGGAATTGCGGCCGCCGAGGCATAGGCCGCTGCTGCTCCATCTGCTGCCGAGCTTGCGATGTTTGCTGCCGACGCGGTCTTCTGCGAGGCGATGCCGAAGACCTGCATGAACGTGTGCTGTGCTACCCACTGCGCGACCATGCGTTCGAGCATGCGCA is drawn from Terriglobales bacterium and contains these coding sequences:
- a CDS encoding DUF2460 domain-containing protein, with the translated sequence MSNAQFPDLRGLAWDYTLTPTFSTGIQQATSGREVRSAFWSAPLWKISLTYEFLRDDAQHVDANGYSELQQLVGFFLARQGSFDSFLIDLAQLTRKPLDSTISGQPIGTGDGSTTSFQLARNIVGYLEQVQNPAGQSATVYVAGVRKTQGVDYTIANGIVSFASPPASGAAVTADFQWLWRVRFAQDELEFGNFMYLLWECKKVELVEVRL